A window of the Electrophorus electricus isolate fEleEle1 chromosome 11, fEleEle1.pri, whole genome shotgun sequence genome harbors these coding sequences:
- the ggps1 gene encoding geranylgeranyl pyrophosphate synthase isoform X2: protein MDGLEEAATERILLEPYRYLLQLPGKQIRSKLSQAFNHWLNVPEEKLQVIIEVTEMLHNASLLIDDIEDSSKLRRGFPVAHSIYGVPSVINSANYVYFLGLEKVLTLEHPEAVHVFTRQLLELHRGQGLDIHWRDTYTCPTETEYRRMVLRKTGGLFGLAVGLMQLFSNWKCDLKPLLDTLGLFFQIRDDYANLSSREYSANKSFCEDLTEGKFSFPTIHAIWSQPESTQVQNILRQRTENIDIKHYCVDYLEKVGSFAYTKQTLRDLEAEAYQLIADLGGNPELEGLIEHLSRMYKEPEFAASTLDTKLKQ, encoded by the exons GAAAACAAATCAGATCTAAACTGTCCCAAGCGTTCAACCACTGGCTCAACGTACCTGAGGAGAAACTTCAG GTGATCATTGAGGTGACTGAGATGCTTCATAATGCCAGCCTGTTGATCGATGACATCGAGGACAGCTCCAAACTGCGGCGTGGCTTTCCCGTGGCTCACAGCATCTATGGCGTGCCCTCCGTCATCAACTCTGCGAACTATGTCTATTTCCTTGGCCTGGAAAAGGTGCTGACACTGGAACACCCTGAGGCGGTGCACGTTTTCACCCGCCAGCTGCTGGAGCTGCACCGTGGCCAAGGCCTAGACATACACTGGCGcgacacatacacctgccccacTGAGACCGAGTACCGCAGAATGGTGCTGCGGAAGACAGGCGGCCTGTTTGGCCTGGCCGTGGGCCTCATGCAGCTCTTCTCCAACTGGAAGTGTGACCTGAAGCCCCTGTTGGATACGCTGGGCCTTTTCTTCCAGATCCGCGATGACTATGCCAACCTGAGCTCGCGTGAGTATAGTGCCAACAAGAGTTTCTGCGAGGACTTGACCGAAGGCAAGTTCTCCTTCCCCACTATTCATGCAATTTGGTCACAGCCCGAGAGCACTCAGGTGCAGAACATTCTACGCCAGCGTACTGAGAATATAGACATCAAGCACTACTGTGTAGACTACCTGGAGAAGGTGGGCTCCTTTGCATACACCAAGCAGACTCTTAGAGATTTGGAGGCTGAGGCCTACCAGCTGATTGCAGACCTCGGGGGCAATCCAGAACTGGAAGGACTGATAGAACATCTCAGCCGCATGTACAAGGAACCAGAGTTTGCAGCCTCTACGTTAGACACCAAACTAAAGCAGTGA
- the b3galnt2 gene encoding UDP-GalNAc:beta-1,3-N-acetylgalactosaminyltransferase 2 isoform X3: MHGCAFPEEDREDPYSCTLLNLTEPVAGQDMAILNVPNVSVLVPSDVSAISLDFKVLHSVVITQLGVFASGPHQDFKGNVTVKLFQVDQEEAVVTACFTALSPGTYVEGMWYKAVEQFILPKGFEGILLWESQDLAGLLTLNVSKVQLNNGGGVLKLGSIDEGTLPHRNAVGFPGLAGGFTFSVYDVEVLQELLHGRAGRQEAHVARLREEDKALQDESRRYGDMVFVDVVDTYRTVPLKLLKFYKWAMSSADFSLLLKTDDDCYIDVDAVLMKIDHKSLTRSNLWWGNFRQNWAVDRTGKWQEVEYTSPVYPAFACGSGYVVSRDLVAWLANNAEKLKAYQGEDVSMGIWMAAVGPHRYQDVAWLCDKECYMDMLSSPQHTVEELHSLWDRKRACGDPCGCIWGHH, translated from the exons ATGCATGGCTGTGCCTTTCCTGAAGAAGATCGGGAAGACCCGTATTCTTGTACACTGCTAAACCTGACAGAGCCAG TTGCTGGGCAGGACATGGCCATCCTAAATGTGCCCAACGTCTCAGTTTTGGTGCCGTCTGATGTTTCAGCCATAAGTTTGGACTTCAAGGTTCTCCACTCTGTGGTGATCACACAGCTGGGTGTCTTTGCCAGTGGCCCACATCAGGACTTTAAGGGCAATGTCACAGTGAAGTTGTTTCAGGTGGACCAGGAG GAGGCTGTTGTGACTGCTTGCTTCACTGCACTGAGCCCAGGGACCTATGTGGAAGGGATGTGGTATAAAGCTGTAGAGCAGTTCATTTTGCCTAAG GGCTTTGAAGGGATTCTGCTCTGGGAAAGCCAGGATTTGGCGGGCCTGTTGACTCTCAATGTGTCCAAGGTCCAGCTCAATaatggtggaggggtgctgaaGTTGGGATCT ATAGATGAGGGCACCTTGCCGCACAGAAATGCAGTTGGTTTTCCTGGACTAGCTGGAGGATTCACTTTCTCAGTTTATG ATGTGGAGGTGTTACAGGAGCTGTTGCATGGGCGTGCAGGCAGGCAGGAAGCCCACGTGGCCAGGCTGAGAGAGGAGGACAAAGCCCTGCAGGATGAGAGCCGCAGGTATGGAGACATGGTGTTCGTAGACGTGGTGGACACTTACAGGACGGTGCCTTTGAAATTACTGAAGTTTTATAAGTG GGCCATGAGCAGTGCTGACTTCAGTCTGCTCCTGAAGACAGATGATGATTGCTATATTGATGTGGATGCTGTATTAATGAAGATTGACCACAAGAGCCTGACACGGAGCAACCTCTGGTGGGGAAA CTTCAGGCAGAACTGGGCAGTGGACCGAACAGGAAAGTGGCAGGAGGTGGAATATACCAGCCCTGTGTACCCTGCCTTCGCTTGTGGCTCTGGTTACGTGGTGTCCAGGGACTTGGTGGCATGGCTGGCCAACAATGCAGAGAAGCTGAAAGCTTACCAG GGTGAAGATGTAAGCATGGGAATATGGATGGCTGCAGTGGGCCCTCACAGATATCAG GACGTGGCTTGGCTGTGTGACAAGGAATGCTACATGGACATGCTGTCATCACCCCAGCATACTGTTGAAGAGCTACATTCTCTTTGGGACAGGAAGAGAGCTTGTGGGGACCCTTGTGGCTGTATCTGGGGCCACCACTAA